The Mycobacterium paragordonae genome includes a region encoding these proteins:
- a CDS encoding LuxR C-terminal-related transcriptional regulator, translating to MLANMNERNPRAQARSVEWSGTDMNEPLPTGTVTLLLADVEGSTQLWQSSPDDMTAAIANLDRTLDRLVSAHHGVRPVEQGEGDSFVVAFDRASSAVACALALQRAALAPLRLRIGVHTGEVQLRDENNYVGPAINRTARLRELAHGGQTVLSGVTSDLIADCPPTDAWLTDLGSHPLRDLSRPERVVQLCHPDLCNDFAPLRLRETVVAQHLPPQLTSFVGRTAEIAEVRAVLADNRLVTLTGAGGVGKTRLALQVATLAVADFGDGTWWADLAPVTDPDLVAATVARALGLPDQPGRSPQHSLLQHIGNRNVLVVLDNCEHLLDSTATLLTSLAGGCPRLRVLCTSREPIGLTGEVTWRVPSLSLSDDAVRLFADRAAQARPGFAIDDDNAAAVVEICRRLDGMPLAIELAAARVRALTPHDILNGLQDRFRLLTGGSRTAVRRQQTLQASVDWSHNLLTQPERVLFRRLAVFLGGFDLETAQEVVSDGDLARHQVLDILALLVDKSLVVAETAGDATRYRLLETIRQYAQEKLTESVDAAALRDRHRDHYTRLAAALDMPDAIDLPMLLDRAEIEIDNLRAAYAWSRETGDAESALGLATSLQPLWLTRGYINEGSAWLDAALADADSGSADVTPAAKARALSDKAFLCNMREAESLTWAQDALEIARGLDDPALLARTLTTCGRLAARDREAAEPYLTEAEELIRNLGDRRRLSQLLYSKAFNAIVGTGDLATAVSAGTEGRDLADAIGDRNYSRGCRWCLSNALLTRGLTAEAEARHREVMTEADAEHALIWQVSARATLAHVLAYRGKPDEARRVALEALDGAAEIGRYQQGVVYSALVVAALAGGDVDAAWTACEEARKHLDGFWLKIAATPSKPAAQVALARGELASARSFADADVAAGVGCFSAHALTTRARVAFAQREFGQAERDAHDALARAVELGAHLFVPDLMETLAQLAVAAGSHLDAVRLFGATQAMRQQLEIIRFRVYDAGYLASLDEARIALSDDEFRIAWQAGSKLSADEAVAYAQRGRGERKRPASGWDSLTPTELEVVRLAQEGHSNKEIGVRLFISPRTVQTHLTHVYSKLGLTSRMQLVHEAGRRE from the coding sequence ATGCTGGCTAACATGAACGAACGCAATCCTCGGGCACAGGCCAGGTCTGTGGAGTGGAGCGGTACGGACATGAACGAGCCGTTGCCGACCGGCACCGTCACCCTGCTACTGGCCGATGTCGAGGGCTCGACGCAGTTGTGGCAGTCGAGTCCGGACGACATGACCGCCGCGATCGCCAACCTTGATCGCACGCTGGACCGGCTGGTGTCAGCGCACCACGGCGTTCGTCCCGTCGAACAGGGCGAAGGCGACAGCTTCGTGGTCGCGTTCGACCGCGCGTCGAGCGCGGTAGCCTGCGCACTCGCGCTGCAGCGGGCCGCCCTGGCGCCGCTGCGGCTGCGCATCGGAGTGCACACCGGCGAGGTGCAGTTGCGTGACGAGAACAACTACGTCGGACCCGCGATCAATCGGACTGCCCGGCTGCGCGAACTGGCACACGGCGGCCAGACCGTACTGTCCGGCGTCACCAGCGACCTCATCGCGGACTGCCCTCCAACAGATGCGTGGCTGACCGACTTGGGCAGTCACCCGCTGCGCGACCTGTCCCGCCCGGAACGCGTTGTCCAGCTGTGTCATCCCGACCTGTGCAACGATTTTGCACCGCTGCGGCTGCGGGAAACGGTTGTCGCCCAACATCTCCCACCTCAGCTGACCAGCTTCGTAGGGCGGACCGCGGAGATAGCCGAGGTGCGTGCGGTTCTGGCGGACAACCGCCTGGTGACGCTGACCGGCGCGGGCGGCGTCGGCAAGACCCGACTGGCCCTGCAGGTTGCGACACTGGCCGTGGCTGACTTCGGCGACGGGACCTGGTGGGCCGACCTGGCGCCGGTCACCGACCCAGACCTGGTCGCCGCGACGGTCGCACGCGCGCTCGGCCTGCCGGATCAGCCGGGACGCTCACCGCAGCACAGCCTGCTGCAGCACATCGGAAATCGGAATGTGCTTGTCGTGTTGGACAATTGCGAGCACCTGCTCGATTCCACCGCAACGCTGCTCACCTCGTTGGCGGGCGGCTGTCCGCGACTGCGGGTGCTGTGCACCAGCCGCGAGCCGATCGGTTTGACCGGCGAGGTGACATGGCGGGTGCCGTCGTTATCGCTGTCCGACGACGCCGTCCGTCTGTTCGCCGATCGGGCAGCACAAGCCCGCCCAGGCTTCGCTATCGACGACGACAACGCGGCGGCGGTAGTCGAGATATGCCGCCGCTTAGACGGTATGCCGCTGGCCATCGAATTGGCTGCGGCGCGGGTGCGCGCCCTGACGCCGCACGACATCCTGAACGGACTGCAGGACCGGTTCCGATTGCTCACCGGTGGCTCTCGAACCGCCGTGCGCCGCCAGCAGACCCTGCAAGCCTCGGTGGACTGGTCGCACAATCTGCTGACTCAGCCGGAGCGCGTCCTGTTCCGCAGGTTGGCGGTTTTTCTGGGCGGCTTCGACCTCGAGACCGCCCAGGAGGTCGTCAGCGACGGCGATCTGGCCCGCCACCAAGTGCTGGACATCTTGGCGCTGCTGGTCGACAAGTCATTGGTGGTAGCCGAAACAGCCGGCGACGCAACCCGATACCGGTTACTGGAAACGATCCGCCAGTATGCACAGGAGAAGCTCACCGAATCGGTTGACGCCGCTGCTCTCCGGGACCGACACCGCGACCACTACACCAGGCTGGCTGCGGCCCTGGACATGCCGGACGCCATCGACCTGCCGATGCTGCTCGATCGCGCAGAGATCGAGATCGACAATCTGCGCGCGGCGTACGCATGGAGTCGAGAAACCGGCGACGCCGAAAGCGCGCTGGGGCTGGCCACGTCCTTACAACCGCTCTGGTTGACCCGCGGCTACATCAACGAAGGATCTGCCTGGCTCGATGCGGCTTTGGCGGACGCTGATTCCGGGTCTGCGGACGTGACGCCCGCCGCAAAGGCTCGGGCCCTGTCCGACAAGGCGTTCCTGTGCAATATGCGCGAGGCTGAAAGCCTCACATGGGCCCAGGACGCGCTGGAAATCGCACGCGGACTCGACGATCCGGCACTCCTGGCGCGGACGCTGACCACCTGCGGCCGCCTCGCCGCGCGGGATCGCGAGGCGGCGGAGCCCTATCTGACAGAGGCTGAGGAACTCATCAGAAACCTCGGGGATCGCAGGCGACTCAGCCAACTCCTCTACAGCAAGGCGTTCAACGCAATAGTCGGCACAGGTGACCTGGCCACCGCCGTGTCAGCGGGCACGGAAGGCCGTGATCTCGCAGACGCGATAGGCGACCGGAATTACTCGCGCGGCTGTCGCTGGTGTCTGTCCAACGCGCTCCTCACTCGCGGGCTGACCGCCGAGGCAGAAGCGCGGCACCGCGAGGTGATGACCGAGGCCGACGCCGAGCACGCGCTGATCTGGCAGGTGAGCGCTCGGGCAACCCTGGCCCACGTCCTGGCCTATCGAGGAAAGCCCGACGAGGCGCGCAGGGTCGCGCTCGAAGCGCTCGACGGCGCTGCAGAGATCGGGCGGTACCAGCAGGGCGTGGTTTATTCAGCGCTCGTCGTGGCTGCACTGGCCGGGGGCGACGTGGATGCGGCATGGACCGCGTGCGAGGAGGCCCGCAAGCACCTGGACGGGTTCTGGCTCAAGATTGCTGCCACACCCAGCAAGCCGGCCGCCCAGGTCGCACTGGCACGCGGTGAGCTGGCATCTGCGCGCAGCTTCGCCGACGCAGACGTCGCCGCCGGGGTTGGTTGCTTCTCGGCGCACGCACTCACCACCCGGGCGCGAGTTGCGTTTGCGCAGAGGGAATTCGGGCAAGCCGAGCGCGACGCACACGATGCTTTGGCCCGGGCGGTCGAGCTGGGAGCACACCTCTTCGTGCCAGACCTTATGGAAACGCTCGCCCAATTGGCCGTTGCCGCAGGAAGTCACCTCGACGCGGTCCGCCTGTTCGGCGCAACCCAGGCCATGCGGCAACAACTCGAAATCATTCGCTTCCGGGTTTATGACGCCGGCTATCTCGCTTCCCTGGATGAAGCGCGTATTGCCTTAAGCGACGACGAATTCCGTATTGCCTGGCAGGCCGGTTCCAAGCTGTCCGCCGACGAGGCGGTCGCCTATGCGCAACGGGGCCGCGGGGAACGCAAACGACCCGCCAGCGGATGGGATTCCCTGACACCGACCGAACTCGAGGTGGTTCGCCTGGCTCAGGAAGGTCACAGCAACAAAGAGATCGGCGTCCGCCTCTTCATTTCTCCGCGCACCGTGCAGACTCATCTCACGCACGTCTACAGCAAGCTCGGGCTGACTTCCCGCATGCAATTGGTTCACGAAGCAGGTCGTCGGGAATAA
- a CDS encoding TIGR03085 family metal-binding protein, with protein MSIAQRERAALVETIRAAGPEAPTLCEGWKTRDLAAHLVIREYRLDAAPGILIPFFARHTEKVQTEVAQHTGWDELVDKVASGPPVYSPFKVLDPLINVAEMFIHHEDVRRAAASWEPRELEPGLKNRLARTVPLMGRLTLAKVPGRVALRTAGGKTLLTAGNGPAVTVTGEPEELLLFAVGRAARVDFDGDESAVQAVREAPKGF; from the coding sequence GTGTCGATTGCACAACGCGAGCGGGCCGCGCTGGTGGAGACCATCCGGGCCGCGGGGCCCGAGGCGCCCACGCTGTGTGAAGGGTGGAAAACCCGCGATTTGGCGGCTCATCTGGTGATCAGGGAGTATCGGCTGGACGCCGCCCCCGGCATCCTCATCCCGTTCTTCGCAAGACACACCGAGAAGGTGCAGACCGAGGTCGCCCAGCACACCGGATGGGACGAGCTGGTGGACAAGGTCGCCTCCGGTCCTCCCGTCTACTCGCCGTTCAAGGTGCTCGACCCGCTGATCAACGTGGCGGAGATGTTCATCCACCACGAGGATGTTCGCCGCGCAGCCGCAAGCTGGGAGCCCCGCGAGCTCGAGCCCGGCCTGAAAAACAGACTGGCACGGACGGTGCCGCTGATGGGGCGGCTCACCTTGGCGAAGGTCCCCGGGCGGGTTGCGCTGCGCACCGCTGGCGGCAAGACGCTGCTGACCGCCGGGAACGGGCCGGCTGTCACGGTCACTGGTGAGCCCGAGGAACTGCTGCTGTTCGCCGTGGGCCGAGCGGCCCGGGTCGATTTCGACGGTGACGAGTCGGCGGTGCAGGCCGTCCGGGAAGCGCCGAAGGGCTTCTAG
- a CDS encoding acetyl-CoA C-acetyltransferase: MTTGARQETARREAVICEPVRTPIGRYGGMFKSLSAVDLGVAALKGLLQRTGLAPDAVQDVILGHCYPSSEAPAVGRVVALDAGLPVTVPGMQVDRRCGSGLQAVIQACLQVANGDNDLVIAGGCESMSNVPFYSTDMRWGGARSGVRVHDGLARGRITAGGRHYPVPGGVLETAENLRRQYGISRREQDELAVRSHQRAVAAQKDGILNDEIIPVTVSTRQGDEVVDTDEHPRADTTVESLSKLKPVLVKEDPESTVTAGNASGQNDAASMCVVTTPDKAADLGLTPLVRLVSWGQAGVAPHIMGIGPVPATEVALAKAGLQLSDIDLIELNEAFAAQALAVMREWKFGATDHDRTNVHGSGISLGHPVGATGGRMLATLARELHRRQARFGLETMCIGGGQGLAAVFERVP, encoded by the coding sequence GTGACGACCGGCGCTCGGCAAGAGACGGCCCGCCGCGAGGCGGTGATCTGCGAGCCCGTCCGGACTCCCATCGGCCGCTACGGCGGAATGTTCAAGTCGCTGAGCGCGGTTGACCTCGGGGTCGCCGCGCTCAAGGGTCTGCTGCAGCGCACCGGCCTTGCCCCCGACGCCGTCCAGGATGTCATTCTCGGCCACTGCTATCCGAGCAGCGAGGCACCCGCGGTCGGGCGGGTGGTGGCCCTGGACGCCGGCCTGCCCGTGACGGTTCCGGGAATGCAGGTCGACAGGCGGTGTGGATCCGGACTGCAGGCGGTCATTCAAGCCTGCCTGCAGGTCGCCAACGGCGACAACGACCTGGTGATCGCCGGCGGCTGCGAAAGCATGAGCAACGTGCCGTTCTACTCCACCGATATGCGTTGGGGCGGAGCCCGTTCCGGTGTCCGGGTGCACGACGGGCTGGCCCGCGGACGCATCACCGCCGGCGGCCGTCACTACCCGGTGCCGGGCGGCGTGCTGGAGACCGCCGAGAATCTGCGGCGGCAGTACGGCATCTCGCGTCGTGAACAAGACGAGTTGGCGGTGCGCTCACACCAGCGCGCCGTCGCGGCACAGAAGGACGGCATCCTCAACGACGAGATCATCCCGGTGACGGTGAGCACCCGCCAGGGCGACGAAGTGGTCGACACCGACGAACATCCGCGCGCCGACACCACGGTGGAGTCGCTGAGCAAACTGAAACCCGTTCTCGTCAAGGAAGATCCGGAGTCCACCGTCACCGCGGGCAATGCCAGCGGCCAGAACGACGCAGCTTCGATGTGTGTGGTGACGACGCCCGACAAGGCGGCCGACCTGGGTTTGACGCCGCTGGTGCGGCTGGTGTCGTGGGGTCAGGCCGGAGTGGCGCCCCACATCATGGGCATTGGGCCGGTGCCCGCCACCGAAGTTGCGCTGGCCAAAGCCGGGCTTCAACTCAGCGATATCGACCTGATCGAACTCAACGAAGCCTTTGCGGCCCAGGCTCTCGCGGTGATGCGGGAGTGGAAGTTCGGTGCCACCGACCACGACCGCACCAACGTGCACGGCTCGGGAATCTCGCTGGGTCATCCGGTGGGAGCCACCGGTGGACGGATGCTGGCCACCCTGGCACGCGAACTGCACCGCCGCCAGGCACGCTTCGGGCTGGAGACCATGTGTATCGGCGGCGGCCAGGGGCTGGCGGCCGTGTTCGAGCGGGTGCCATGA
- a CDS encoding fatty acid desaturase family protein, translating to MAITDIKEYAHLTTEDVEQLAQELDAIRAEVEESRGERDARYIRRSIQLQRALAAGGRIALFASKNKVAWLAGTGMLGMAKIIENMELGHNITHGQWDWMNDPEIHSTEWEWDTTCPSVQWKHSHNFVHHKYTNVVDLDADVGYGIMRVTRDEPWEPYYLGNPIYNILLGTLFEWGVALHHIESKKLRKKEKTWAEARKDLRVIGTKVAKQAGKDYLVFPALTGRNWKQTMKANFVANLIRNYWSYMVIFCGHFPDGAEKFTVEEFENETQGEWYLRQMLGSANFNAGPVMAFISGNLCYQIEHHLFPDLPSNRYAEISVRVRELCDKYDLPYTTGSLGRQYFQSFWTILKLALPDRMLKATSDDAPETRSELKFRVRAGLKESFVDPETGRRRGLRTALRELRSTAA from the coding sequence ATGGCCATCACCGACATCAAGGAATACGCCCACCTGACCACCGAAGACGTCGAGCAACTCGCGCAGGAGCTGGACGCGATCCGTGCCGAGGTAGAAGAGTCCCGCGGCGAGCGTGACGCGCGGTACATTCGCCGCTCCATCCAGCTGCAGCGCGCGCTGGCGGCCGGTGGTCGAATTGCGTTGTTCGCCAGTAAGAATAAGGTCGCCTGGCTGGCCGGAACCGGCATGCTCGGAATGGCCAAGATCATCGAGAACATGGAGCTCGGCCACAACATCACCCACGGGCAGTGGGACTGGATGAACGACCCGGAGATCCATTCCACCGAGTGGGAGTGGGACACCACCTGCCCGAGCGTGCAGTGGAAGCACTCGCACAATTTCGTGCACCACAAGTATACCAACGTCGTCGACCTCGACGCCGACGTCGGTTACGGCATCATGCGGGTCACGCGCGACGAGCCTTGGGAGCCTTATTATCTGGGCAACCCGATCTACAACATCCTGCTCGGCACGCTGTTCGAGTGGGGCGTCGCGTTGCACCACATCGAGTCGAAGAAGCTTCGGAAGAAGGAGAAGACCTGGGCGGAGGCGCGCAAGGACCTGCGCGTGATCGGCACGAAGGTCGCCAAGCAGGCCGGTAAGGACTATTTGGTGTTCCCGGCGCTGACGGGCCGCAATTGGAAGCAGACCATGAAGGCCAATTTCGTGGCCAACCTGATCCGCAACTACTGGTCCTACATGGTCATCTTCTGCGGCCACTTCCCCGACGGCGCAGAGAAATTCACCGTCGAGGAGTTCGAGAACGAGACGCAGGGGGAGTGGTACCTACGCCAGATGCTGGGATCGGCGAATTTCAACGCCGGACCGGTGATGGCTTTTATCAGCGGCAACCTGTGCTATCAGATCGAACATCATCTGTTCCCGGACCTGCCCAGCAACCGCTATGCCGAGATCTCGGTGCGTGTCCGTGAGCTGTGCGACAAGTACGATCTGCCCTATACAACGGGATCCCTTGGCCGCCAGTATTTTCAGTCGTTCTGGACGATTTTGAAGCTGGCGTTGCCGGACCGCATGCTCAAGGCGACATCCGACGACGCGCCGGAAACGCGCTCGGAACTGAAGTTTCGCGTGCGCGCCGGCCTGAAGGAGAGCTTCGTTGATCCCGAGACAGGCCGACGCCGCGGTTTGCGCACCGCATTGCGCGAATTGCGTTCGACCGCAGCCTAA
- a CDS encoding acyl-CoA dehydrogenase family protein: protein MTSEVPEVSDQDFREILAQTRHFIRTAVVPREQEILDDDRVPDDLRDQAKKMGLFGYAIPQEFGGLGLNLVQDVEMAMELGYTSLALRSMFGTNNGIAGQVLVGFGTDEQKGRWLESIASGDTVASFALTEPGAGSNPAGLKTKAVRDQQHWVIDGQKRFITNAPVADLFIVFARTRPADDKGPGIAVFLVPADAPGVEVGVKDAKMGQEGAWTSDVSFSEVRVDDTALIGGNEDIGYRAAMTSLARGRVHIAAIAVGAAQRALDESVAYAATATQGGTPIGNFQLVQAMLAEQQTGVLAGRALVRDTARQWVDNSDRRIAPSAAKLFCTEMAGKVADLAVQVHGGSGYMRGVPVERIYRDVRLLRLYEGTSEIQQLIIGSNLVKAAQR from the coding sequence ATGACTTCAGAGGTCCCCGAAGTCTCTGACCAGGATTTTCGCGAAATCCTGGCGCAGACCCGCCACTTCATCCGGACCGCCGTCGTGCCGCGTGAGCAGGAGATCCTCGATGACGACCGGGTGCCCGACGATCTGCGTGACCAGGCCAAGAAGATGGGCCTGTTCGGCTATGCGATTCCGCAGGAGTTCGGGGGGCTCGGCCTGAACCTGGTGCAGGACGTCGAGATGGCCATGGAACTGGGCTACACCTCGTTGGCACTGCGGTCGATGTTCGGCACCAACAACGGCATCGCCGGTCAGGTCCTGGTCGGCTTCGGCACCGACGAGCAGAAGGGCCGCTGGCTCGAGTCAATCGCGTCCGGCGACACCGTCGCCTCCTTCGCCCTGACCGAGCCGGGCGCGGGTTCCAACCCGGCCGGCTTGAAGACGAAAGCCGTTCGTGATCAGCAACACTGGGTCATCGACGGGCAGAAGCGGTTCATCACCAACGCCCCCGTTGCCGACCTGTTCATCGTCTTCGCCCGCACCCGGCCCGCCGACGACAAGGGTCCCGGCATCGCCGTGTTCCTGGTCCCGGCCGACGCGCCCGGTGTGGAGGTCGGCGTCAAGGACGCCAAGATGGGTCAGGAGGGCGCCTGGACGTCCGACGTCAGCTTCAGCGAAGTACGCGTCGACGACACCGCACTCATCGGCGGCAATGAAGACATCGGCTACCGCGCCGCCATGACCTCCCTGGCGCGCGGACGGGTTCACATCGCCGCAATTGCCGTGGGCGCGGCGCAACGCGCGCTCGACGAATCTGTGGCTTACGCCGCAACCGCAACCCAGGGCGGCACACCGATCGGCAACTTTCAGTTGGTGCAGGCAATGCTGGCCGAGCAGCAGACCGGCGTGCTGGCCGGACGCGCGCTGGTGCGTGACACGGCACGGCAGTGGGTCGACAATTCCGACCGGCGGATCGCGCCGTCGGCGGCCAAGCTGTTCTGCACCGAAATGGCAGGCAAGGTCGCCGATCTCGCCGTGCAGGTGCACGGGGGCAGTGGCTACATGCGCGGTGTTCCCGTCGAACGCATCTATCGGGATGTGCGCCTGCTACGACTGTATGAGGGCACCAGCGAGATTCAGCAACTGATCATCGGGTCCAACCTCGTCAAGGCGGCACAGCGCTAA
- the fabG gene encoding 3-oxoacyl-ACP reductase FabG, with amino-acid sequence MTKGCVIQVSLLDGQTAVITGAAQGLGFAIAEQFVAEGARVVLGDVNLEATQAAAEKLGGDDVAVAVRCDVTKSDEVQALLDTALSRFGGLDIMVNNAGITRDATMRKMTEEQFDQVINVHLKGTWNGIRLAAAIMRENKRGAIINMSSVSGKVGMIGQTNYSAAKAGIVGMTKAAAKELAYLGVRVNAIAPGLIRSAMTEAMPQRIWDSKVAEVPMGRAGEPSEVASVALFLASDLSSYMTGTVMEITGGRHL; translated from the coding sequence ATGACGAAGGGGTGCGTGATTCAGGTGTCGTTGCTGGACGGTCAAACCGCGGTGATCACGGGCGCAGCGCAAGGACTCGGGTTCGCAATCGCCGAACAGTTCGTCGCGGAGGGCGCCCGCGTAGTGCTCGGCGATGTGAACCTGGAAGCGACCCAGGCGGCGGCCGAAAAGCTCGGTGGCGACGACGTGGCGGTTGCCGTGCGATGTGATGTGACGAAATCCGATGAGGTGCAAGCGCTTCTGGACACCGCTCTGTCGCGCTTCGGCGGACTGGACATCATGGTCAACAACGCCGGGATAACCCGTGACGCGACCATGCGCAAGATGACCGAGGAGCAGTTCGATCAGGTCATCAACGTCCACCTCAAGGGCACGTGGAACGGCATCCGGCTGGCCGCGGCGATCATGCGGGAGAACAAGCGCGGCGCCATCATCAACATGTCGTCGGTCTCGGGCAAGGTCGGGATGATCGGCCAGACCAACTATTCGGCTGCCAAGGCCGGGATCGTCGGGATGACCAAAGCCGCCGCCAAAGAGCTTGCCTACCTGGGTGTTCGGGTGAATGCGATTGCCCCCGGGCTGATCCGCTCGGCGATGACGGAGGCCATGCCGCAGCGCATCTGGGACTCGAAGGTGGCCGAGGTTCCGATGGGCCGCGCGGGTGAGCCCAGCGAGGTGGCAAGCGTCGCTCTGTTCCTGGCCTCGGATCTGTCCTCGTACATGACCGGCACGGTCATGGAGATCACCGGGGGCCGGCACCTGTGA
- a CDS encoding TetR/AcrR family transcriptional regulator translates to MARVIKQKNVRQAEVLDQALALFLEHGYENVSLNDLLATAGTSKGAFYHYFPSKEALVEALAQRSAGQAFEALRPVFAQPGKNALERLNAGLAASYQVKMAMGAPEQIAAMTSLLKPQNRPLFQRIVTIWEDLFRPVLTELITEGVRQGVFDTFDPEGVGDMIQGFAASMDTQVVRIMNAPDARARRKVVDAAVKRLKLYGVATDRILGLPDGSTVVLTRKQVEKMVALLPSG, encoded by the coding sequence ATGGCACGCGTCATCAAGCAGAAAAATGTCCGCCAAGCCGAAGTGCTGGACCAGGCTCTTGCGCTCTTTCTCGAACACGGATACGAAAACGTCAGCCTGAACGATCTGCTCGCCACCGCAGGTACGTCCAAAGGCGCCTTCTATCACTACTTCCCGTCCAAGGAGGCACTGGTCGAAGCACTTGCGCAGCGCAGCGCCGGGCAGGCATTCGAGGCGCTGCGTCCGGTTTTCGCCCAGCCGGGCAAGAATGCGTTGGAGCGCCTCAACGCCGGCCTCGCGGCGAGCTATCAGGTCAAAATGGCCATGGGGGCACCGGAACAGATCGCGGCGATGACCTCACTGCTGAAACCGCAGAACCGGCCACTGTTTCAGCGCATCGTCACTATCTGGGAGGATCTTTTCCGGCCAGTGCTGACCGAACTGATCACCGAGGGAGTGCGGCAGGGCGTGTTCGACACCTTCGATCCCGAGGGTGTCGGTGACATGATTCAGGGGTTCGCCGCCAGCATGGACACACAGGTGGTCCGCATCATGAACGCACCGGACGCGCGGGCTCGCCGCAAAGTCGTCGACGCCGCAGTCAAACGCCTGAAGCTGTATGGCGTTGCGACGGACCGGATCCTAGGTCTACCCGACGGGTCGACGGTGGTGCTCACCCGCAAGCAGGTGGAGAAGATGGTGGCGCTTCTCCCGAGCGGGTGA
- a CDS encoding DUF3072 domain-containing protein, protein MTNNEALQAPQENPEKDPADWVTGDEPMTGPQRSYVQTLAQEAGADVPDDLTKAQASALIDELQQKTGRGTG, encoded by the coding sequence ATGACGAACAACGAAGCACTGCAGGCGCCGCAGGAGAATCCGGAGAAGGATCCCGCCGACTGGGTCACCGGCGACGAACCGATGACCGGCCCCCAACGCAGTTATGTGCAAACCTTGGCTCAGGAGGCCGGCGCCGACGTCCCGGACGACCTGACCAAAGCCCAGGCGTCCGCACTGATCGACGAGCTGCAGCAGAAGACTGGCCGCGGCACCGGTTAG
- a CDS encoding phosphotransferase family protein, with the protein MSSIPRYPTDVTAEWLSMVLSRRGTSAEVADAEVVAIGTGQTGATYRVTATYGSDPAGLPQTFVIKLPAQDDAVRDRVVFGYRSECSFYSSVADRVRVPVPECYYCEITDDAMEYALLLADQAPAVQGDQIAGCGEREARLSVTALAGLHGPTWCDPIWLDLPGIAFGRPDEESAKGLGDVAQMSADITLEKLGDRMTEQDRETFGATMRMVTPWLLSEHDRYALLHGDYRLDNLLFDPERTRVSVVDWQTLGIGLPTRDLAYFTATSLDSQLRAAVEASLVDDYYQALLGHGVTGYDRDTCWRDYRLGVVQAPLISALGFAFASSTDRGDDMVLTMLTRGCQAIRDLGTLDLIG; encoded by the coding sequence GTGTCTTCAATCCCGCGCTACCCCACCGACGTCACTGCCGAGTGGTTGTCAATGGTGCTCAGCCGCCGCGGCACATCGGCTGAGGTTGCCGACGCTGAGGTGGTCGCTATCGGTACCGGGCAGACCGGAGCCACTTACCGGGTCACGGCCACCTACGGGTCCGATCCCGCCGGGCTGCCCCAGACGTTCGTGATCAAACTGCCCGCTCAGGATGACGCCGTGCGGGATCGGGTGGTCTTCGGTTACCGCAGCGAATGCTCCTTCTACAGCTCGGTGGCCGATCGGGTGCGGGTGCCGGTGCCGGAGTGCTACTACTGCGAGATCACCGATGATGCAATGGAATATGCGCTGCTGCTGGCCGACCAGGCACCCGCGGTGCAGGGCGATCAGATCGCGGGTTGCGGCGAGCGGGAGGCGCGGCTGTCGGTGACCGCGTTGGCCGGCCTGCACGGACCGACCTGGTGTGATCCCATCTGGCTGGATCTGCCCGGCATCGCGTTCGGGCGTCCCGATGAGGAATCGGCGAAGGGGCTCGGTGACGTCGCACAGATGAGTGCCGACATCACGCTGGAAAAGCTGGGCGACCGGATGACTGAGCAGGACCGCGAAACCTTCGGTGCCACAATGCGTATGGTGACGCCGTGGTTATTGTCCGAGCATGACCGGTACGCCCTGCTGCACGGGGATTACCGCCTGGACAACCTGTTGTTCGATCCCGAGCGCACCCGGGTGAGCGTGGTGGACTGGCAGACGCTCGGCATCGGACTCCCGACTAGGGACCTGGCGTATTTCACGGCCACCAGCCTTGACTCACAACTTCGTGCCGCCGTCGAGGCAAGCCTGGTCGACGACTACTACCAAGCGCTGCTCGGCCACGGCGTCACCGGATACGACCGCGACACCTGCTGGCGTGACTATCGCCTGGGAGTTGTTCAGGCGCCGCTGATCTCGGCGTTGGGGTTCGCGTTCGCCTCCTCAACCGACCGCGGCGACGACATGGTGCTGACCATGCTCACTCGCGGATGTCAGGCGATTCGCGACCTGGGGACCCTGGACCTGATTGGTTGA